The sequence GCCTGACAGAAAAACTACAAGCGGTTGAAAAGGATTTCTTTGCTAGCCTTCTTGAGCactttctgtttttatttcgaGGATCAATACTTTTCTCTAAGTTTTATTACTATCGGCCTCGAAAAAATTGTCGCGAGAATTTTACTTTTGTAACCCGGATAAATCATGATTCCATAATAATCCAGAAGGGAAAGAATAGTCGCTATAATATGTTGTTACAAACCGCAGAGGTGgttgttcaaaaatttcgaaAGAATGTTTAGAGTCAACTCTAAATTCGTGGTCATTGATGGGTGGCTAGTGGACGTTGTAGAGCGAAAACCGGTCAATTTCAGGAGCCCTGAGATAAGGTTGCTAATACCGAATGATGATGACTATGAGAAATTATTAAAGCAAGACTTGGTGGATTGGACAGAATTAAAGAAGGATGCCCAGTCCATTCTTGTAGGGGTGGATTCAGTGGAGTTATTTAAGCATATAAAATTAAGCTTGCAAGAGTTTTTTCTCCTAGACGATGGGAAAGTAGTCCTGAAGAGGATTCGGAGCAAATCGCATTACAAAGTGATCAAGAAGTTTGCTCAGAGATGCTGCAGGTTATTTTTGCCAAAATGGGGTACGATATATATCTATCCGATGATACAAGATGACCGGGTCCGGCCAGATGGAGTTCTTCAGTTTTCTTTAGATGTTCAGCCCAGTTTAGAATACCCGCTAATCGACATAAACGTCAACAACCAGTACATTATAATCGAGGGCTTCCTAATATACTTAAATGAAAGGAGACTCTGTAAGTGGAACGATAACAACTTGAGGGATTGGATAGGTCTAAAAACATGGACTTATTTGAGAAGGCTTTACAATCCAATAAGCCTCGACATAGTTTACAACTTGAACTCGAACTATTATTTTGTGAAAGATGATCagttctttcaaatcatgGGGAAAAGGGCCTTCGTAAGGTTCTCCAATGTGGTGGGAAACGACACGCGCGATAAAGTCCCGTTCTATGTTTGTGTTCGAACAACTACCACGAAAGCTACACATATTGCTTATATTGTAACAGATGTAACACAAATTTCcttcaatgataaaaaagatgGTCTAAAATTCATCGTCAGAGAACGGCCAATCATGGAAGATGTATATTCTGACGTGAACATTTCAGAATTGGAAAACCAGCTTTTTATTGAAGTGAAGGTTGTCGAAAATGGTTTCTCAACTTACATTCTTCAATTAGAAAACCAGCTCATGAAATTTATTAATGAAGAGGAGAAAACTAATTACAGGGTCGGCATGATATCTGGTGAAGTTCTAGATCAGATTCGCGACTTTCCTGTATCGAAATTTACTATGTCATTAATTGCCGCAGGTGAAGACAGAAAATATATCGAACTACTTCAAGAACTAGCAAGGAGgttagaaaaaatatgcaTGGGAAAGACGTTACGCTCATTGGAGGAGATAAGAGAAAAGTTTGATCAAAAGTCTGGTATGCAAATTGGACTCGAAATGGAGTATTACCAAAGCACTGAAGAATGTAAAAGAAACCTCGAAGTTATCAAAGACGACGTCATGCCCATGTTAGTGAAGCGGCTAGGCAGTAGATCGGTACATGAGTATGGCTTGGTAAGAGAAGAGTATATTTCACCCCGGTTTTTAGCAGCAGATGGATTTTTGATCGATTTGGCAGAAGAGAAGCCAATAAATCCAAAAGATCCACGTCTGTTAACGCTGCTAAAAGATTTTCAGCGTGATAGTATTGCCCGACTCAGTTTGATTGATTGggatgatttcaaaaagtcCCAAAGTCCAATTCCATTACGAGCTCGAACGTTGTTTAAACATTGCAGGAAActaaataaaatttttacaCAAGATGCGGACTTTAAATTAAATTTGCCGCCCTCAGAAGTAAACTTGACGGATGCACAGATAACGATATCATATCCCTGCATTCCCATATTTTTGGAGGACAAAAACGTTCGGTACCTGTATGAAGACAGCTTTATTCCTGGGAGTAGAACCGCTACAACACCTTCATCTGCAACGTTTCAATTAAATTGCGAATGGAAGAACCGTTTACAGAATGACACCGAATTACAACTGCAAGAAGGCGTTAAGCGTATGCGACTTTTAACATCTTACGAAGAATTAAGATCGAAATACATATCTGCTTTTGAGAAACTACGCGCTGATGATTACATCGACTAAATTGTTGTTAAAATATGACTCGCGGATAAACTAACGATTACTCCCACTGTAGAAATACGATGATGGCCTATCAAATATTCCATCCATGTTATGGCCTGTAGTATTACTCTTTTGGTTATACTCCTAGTCAATATCTCTTGGCTTGTGAGTGAATTCCTGTTAGGTGCTCGCGAAGTTTTAGGAAGGGTGTCAATTGCAAGCTTAGAGGCTTTAAATCTGCCGTCATGACAAGTCACAGCAGGGCTCAATTCGCGAGTCAATTACTGTTATTTGGTTTTCGTTTGTTGATCATCCTAATATCTTGAATCATAATAAGGCACTAACTATAATGGAACCTGTGATAACAAGTAATATTATGATATCATAACATTAATGACGAATACAGTATTTATTAAAGGATGAATTTGCGGTATTGTCAGGACAGATCCTCATAAAGATTTTAATGAGAAATTTTCCGAATAGCTTTCACGACATTCCCTGTAACTGCAGTCATCCCTTTGAACTATAATATCCATACGAATAATCAACGATTGGCAAATATAATTTTGGTTGCTATAATTGTACACGTTTGGGTTTTGTGGTGACTCTTCGTCAATTGGTCACGAGCAGACTAGTGGATTATAGAAATAGAGCCCAGTAAAAGAACACTTTTAGTTGAAAGTATATAATCAAGATATTAATTTACAAGTATCATTGTTGGACTTTAATACCACACCACCATTTCTTGttatgttgttgttgtataCTTTTTCAGTTATCGTTATGTTTGCTGCGTgttttggtaaaaaaaTGTGCTTTATTTTATATGTGAGGCAATGAACTGCGTTTATGCTGATAATTAGTAGTTTAGCAAGTAGTAGTAATTTAGAATGAGCGATTCTTATAAAAGAGAGGTAAAAATACACGCTGGTTTGTTACAGGCAAACCAATGGCTCAGACATAATTCGGAGCATTGATGATAAGTTATCAGGTATAACTCATCCCCTTATATGCTATTTTCTGGTCTATTCATAGATCGTTATCCTTATTATTGAAATAGTTGGAATTTACCTACTCCAATATAAATGGTATCATATTGGGAGTGTTTGAAATCACTTACTCCAACATGATTAACATTTTATTACAGAATGTCCGACATCGCCTACTCTAATATGTTCCCTTACTGTATTCCAACCGAGATATGCTGTGTGTTGAGTTCTTGATTAACTATTCTAATTATCAATAGTTCGTTAAGGCTATAATATCCTGTTGTGCTATTTGATTATCTAATGCTTtaataaatcaaaatcagaaaTTGATACTGGTTTTGCAAGAAGATCTGCTACATTATCTTTACcgttgattttgttttattttattatctttgtTTACATCGTATTGTATGCTCTATTTAATCTAGTTCGATTCCTGGATATTGAACTGTTTCCTGACTCAGCACACGGCTAGTGGCTTCAGCAAGATGCTGTCTCTTTATGTGATTGGGCTGGAAGCCACTAGTGGGTTCACCGCTCTCACTGGAGAAGGCTGCAAAATCCCGGTGGCCTTTAGGTTGTCCCGTTCAGTGTTTTTTACATCTCTGCGGGACTCTAGGTACCTTTAGTCGATGTTGGTATCGTCCAGCATCGATTGCAGCAAATGGCACTTCTCCTTGACGAGCTGTAGTTCCTTTTGCGCGGATTCTAGTTGCTGTTCTAGTTGCTGTTGTAGTTGTACGAATCTATACTCAGCTGGTCCAGCCGCACACACCTGCGGTAAGCTCCCCtctgtttttcttcctaACCGGGTACACTACTGTCACAATTTCTGTCAGAATACATACAAAGCATCGCACGGGTGGGCACGGACAATACTTACGTTGAGGCCAGAAACTACACGGCTGTTGCTAAAGTAGTGACTACATGCTGCAATATCGTCTAGTACCCCGTCCTCTCCATACTCGTTAAGAACGCTTTCAGCGTAATCAGAATATGTACCGTTCAGAAACATTGCAAAGGAATCATTTAGACCAAAATAGGGCATGTGAACGAAGAGCTTACTTAACTTGTCTCCATCAACCGAGCGAAGAACATCCAGGTGTGTTGAGGGGGTGGATGCATGGAACTGTTGAGTTGCGCACCAAAGGTGTAACCTTTGAGCCCCGCGTACTCCGAGACGCAACTGCCAGTCCTCCGTGTCTGGTGGACGATTATTCGTATATTTCCTCTTTCCGGATCAGTAATGACCTCAACGTCAGCAGCGGCTACTGTTTGTAGCACGAAAAGTGACGCCAATAGAGTGAAAAGGATAGCTGTACTAGCCCTTCGTAATAAGTTCATAGTAATGttagatattttttctttgatgcttattctcttcttcaactgtGTTGATGTTCATTATATCGGAACTTTCGTTTTCGGGAGGATCAATGTCTTGAATTTGCAGATCAAAAATACTATTGAATTCGTACTTTTCAACGAGTTGTTGAAAGCTGTtcaaaaagacaagaatAGTTTCGATTCTAGTCATATTTATGATTAAAGACCCAATCATTAGGGtactctttcaaatttttaagATATGACTATTAAATATGTAACATGTTTCGTTCCTCATTTCTCTCGTGTAAGGTATGTTGATCTTCATCGGAATCTATTGACACTAACCCTTTTTGTACACTAAGAATTTGAATACTaattttattaattttCTCATCGATTCCAATAACTGGTGTGTTATCATTCAGCCATGCCtacaattcatttttttaaatgattAGTCTCGGTAATAACTGTCCaagtatttttgaattcttctCATCAATCTCAATACTCAATGCTTGGAATTCCTTAGTATCTTGAATTTCGACTTTTGATTGAATCTGcccaaaatttttttcatcagtATCATTTCTTGTCCCATCCCTAATTAGGGTCAGCATGGTAATAATACTAGTTTACTAAGTAGTAAATTgttaagaataagcagaTTTTTCTTAATATATATGAAGAGGCACATAAAACACAAACAATTCGCAATGTATTTCTGTTCCAGGCCTTGGAACCACATTTTGTAttaatatttatttattttatgtTATGGTACAAAAGCAATGAATACGTCCGTGAATCACAAGTAcatgaaataaaataaaaaccGCCAAATGTAAGCGATTATGACAAAGAACTAacgttcttcttctttagcCCGACTTCTATAAACAATACATGTTGGGGAAGCGCTCCAGTTAAAAAGTATCACATCTTTCCTATGGGAGACGCATAGTATTATCTTTATCAAAGTAATTATTGAACATTGCCAATGTTACATGTTCGTATCACATAAATAAATTCATTTGATTATAAACGATCCACAAAATAGAATGCGGAAAAAGTAAATGAGTGGTTAtggtaaatatatacaagctacttttgaaaaagaaagtattGCACGTCTTTACCAAATCTGCAACACAGGCCAAAAACTCTATAGGCCactaaatattttttgcCCAGTCTACCCAGGATGCATACCAATGGCCAACAATAGTATCAACGAACTTGATTCTTTTTGCAACTTTTCTTCGAATATTGGtatatctttattttgTCATTATCCCATCCCTTCTTGTCGGCCTGCGcatttttagaaaaaagcaaaaaatcaagTACCTTGTAATAGAAATAGCAACAGATCGACCAGATTGATCGTAAACAATCCCTGTGTGCGTCCCGAATAGACACTTTCAGCTGGAATTATTCCAAATCCTGTGTTAATTTTGAAGTTCTCATCCCCAAACTCAAACGTTGCCTTAGTGCctctcttctcttttttgattatttccTTCGCCTAAATGTCAAATAGTGACTAAAATACCAGACAAAATTTTACCAATACATGTAGATTCTAAACATTCACATCATACTTGTTACCCGTTTACGTCTAACTGCGgtcatttttgttcatgACAGAGATCGTGCCCCACCACAGCTAATTTAGTTGCTGCTGTTCTGTTTCTTCACTGTGGACTGCTCTTTTACCAGTAATGCCTTTTTATTAGGTTATTCACACATTATATGAAAAGATGTGTATAAGGAGATAGGCGGCGTTGgtaaaaatattatcacttcttttttgctcGTCTTGGTTGGTGTATGTCCTACTTGGTTTGGGCTACTGGTTTGTCGCTAAATATGCTGGATCATATTACTATTCTATTTCGTTATTAGAGATCCATCTCGTCGACTGCTACAATGTTACTTGTATGTAAATGCTGGTAAGATATTATAACTTGTAGATAGCAAACTAAGATGTTAGCAGGTTTTGTCACCCCTATAGATTATTTCCTGTTCTCATTTTAGACACTTACTTCTATTGTATTGTCGACAACAACATCTTTCCCTCTTGTATGACATTCTATTTGGGTATTTATATTCTGATCTTCAAAAGAGGACGGACCTTCACAAGGTTTTCGAAGAGAATTCATTCGATGTCTTAGCTATGGctgatatcaaaaaaactggTTACAAAACGAAAGGTCATAATTCCTGAATGTAAAATGCCGATAATATCTTTATATAcagaaaatttcttttagGCCAATAATCACGTCATGTTCGATCTAAACTTGTACCAAAGGAAAACTCGWAGCTGACAGATGGTTATACAGTGGTAGAATGCGCAATGATAATGTGCATAGTTTTTGGTTACAATACTAACTGGAGAAACACCAAGAAAAACGCTTAAATTATAGGTCTCTATGCCAAGATTAACTAAATTTTAACCACATGAGATAGAAAATGCTAAATTTCTGACAAGAACTTGCACAGGCTTATACATTATGCATTATTCGGGATTCATCTTTgaacaaagacaaagagaaaaaattcatcttGTAATAGATTTTTGTACAGATAGTGGAAAACAATAACTACCTCATAGATTGGCAATAAAAGTCAAAATCGAACACAAACAGAAGTACGAAATCATTTATGAGCAATGTACAGTTTGCTTATCCTTAACTTAGTTGAAACAAGGATTGCCAGGGACTTCTAGTAGGCTCCATAAACTTTACGTACCACCCATTATTTACCTCATTTGCACGATTGGTACATTTTGAGACCCACCTTgtggaattttttttacatttcCAGCCCACTGAATGTGACAATTTAACAAGcaaatcaataaatttgTCATTGAAATGATAGAAGAGTGATTTTAAGGCCTATCTATTCTTGTATCCTAgtattttgaataaagaacACGGTAGCCATGCCCTCTTACTATGGATAGAGCTCTTCCAATAATACTGAACATTTGACATGTGATGTTCTGATAAATAGATTCGCGCTAGATCCCTTTAAGATATTGGGATTTCCAAGATTCTACGAACATTTTTCGGATAGTCCCGCTAAATGCATTGATTCGTGGGAACCTGAGGGATTCACAGATAATCCTTCAAAAACTAGCGACTCCCGCATTCTTCCCCCGCTAGCGACCTTCGAATATAGAATGTTGAGTTAGTGGGGAAAAAATCATCTTTATTGTCCGCTGTGTTAAGTCGAAAGTTTAGGCACACTTGTACCCAACGGTTTGTTAATTACCTAGCATGAAGTTAATGAAGCATATCGAAACaaccatttttcattcatgtgaaaaaaaatacctaTCCTATGTTGCAAGGGTGTTTGTTTATCAATACTTTTTGAAGCGCAGCAATATTGCCACTAAAAGTGGTCACCATGACTAAcggtttttttcaacttcaaaaataccGCCGAAATAGAATGcccaaaaagaaaccgCTCCATATCGCTTATGATCGGGAATTCAAGGCGTATCATGGAATTAAGCGTTCCATTCAACTGCacttttctcttcaaagaaatgaagTGTAATTCTAGCCAGCCCTGGGCTTCATCTTTTGGAATGGACCCCCAACCCGATTTCCAGTCAACTGCAGAGCCTCACTTTTCTACAGCTGTTTCTGACAGAATCCTTTTTTACGTATATCGCTTATTGCCGAAAAACCTTATTTATGAAAAACCTTATTTTGCGTTaaagtttaaaaaaatttcttcgttttcacAAAACAGGCACAGCTTTAAGCTTCCAGAATGTTTTTCACGAAATTATTATAGGGCTGCATTTCAGCTTGTTTTTCCACAGTCACGCCGGTAGGAAAACACTATTATTAATATCTGCCAATGGCAGCGGTTTCAAATCTGACGCACTAAAGCTAattttccctttttcttcatggATTTCTCAGGAATTGTGGCCCGATTGAGAAGATCATGATAGACAGAAAGAATGTTTATGCTGCAGGATTGTTGTGCAACCTGTCACGTTTACTCCGAAACGCGTTTGAAAGTAATTGTGCAGTAGAAATGGTACTACTCTTTATCGCACTTTCACCGTACAAGCATTTTATCAGTTTCAAAAGTTGGCTCAAAAATCtattcttctctttttctgtaTGGCCTTTTAAGGAATTATGCTTTTGTCCGATTTAGAAGCATGATAGACAGAAAGAATGTTTTTGCTGCAGGATTGTTGTGCAACTCTTCATGTGTACTCCGAAGCGCGTCTGGAAGTAACCATACGTCAAGCGTAGTAGCAcgtttgtattttttttttgagtgTATTTTGCATCTGTTCCCACTacaagatgaaaaagattAACGTTAAATTCATGGTGAAACAGGACCACCGCTTGAAGTTGCTTTTGCCAATATTAGTTGTGGAGAAATATAATCGTTGATTTCCTGTGAGGAATGACCAATGCCTTAATTATTTCAGACATATTGCAGCAGCAAATACTGGCCAGCTTCGCACATATTTGCTCAAAGCATGCTATATCCCGGAATACTtaacatataaaaagagcAGTCCttacttttgttttttcataatAACTTTTTCTCGAGGGTTCTGCTTGAAATTGATTACCAGTATTGACTAATCAACCAAGAAAAGCCTATGTCTCGTCATTACATATTTTCGACGGTACTCGCCTTCCTGGCTCTAGTTAATGTAACTTCAGGAAGTACTGAGGCATGTTTGCCATcaggtgaaaaaaaaagcgggATGAATATTAATTTTTACCAGTATACGTTAAAGGATTCATCCACATACTCTAACCCAGAATATATGGCTCATGGATACGCAGATAAGGAAAAGTTAGGCTCTGTTAGTGGCCAGACAAAAATCTCGATTGACTATAATATTCCATGTTCATCTGAAACTTGCGATTGTGACGACGAATCTTCTGACGACAACTCTTCCGAGGTCGTACTAATGAAACGTAGAAATAAGCCTTGTTCCGATACCGCAGCTCTTGCCAAGAAACGTGATGATGTCGATTGTGACCAGGGTGCTGCCTACTGGAGTTCAGATCTGTTTGGT is a genomic window of Saccharomyces eubayanus strain FM1318 chromosome XI, whole genome shotgun sequence containing:
- the SIR1 gene encoding Sir1p is translated as MFRVNSKFVVIDGWLVDVVERKPVNFRSPEIRLLIPNDDDYEKLLKQDLVDWTELKKDAQSILVGVDSVELFKHIKLSLQEFFLLDDGKVVLKRIRSKSHYKVIKKFAQRCCRLFLPKWGTIYIYPMIQDDRVRPDGVLQFSLDVQPSLEYPLIDINVNNQYIIIEGFLIYLNERRLCKWNDNNLRDWIGLKTWTYLRRLYNPISLDIVYNLNSNYYFVKDDQFFQIMGKRAFVRFSNVVGNDTRDKVPFYVCVRTTTTKATHIAYIVTDVTQISFNDKKDGLKFIVRERPIMEDVYSDVNISELENQLFIEVKVVENGFSTYILQLENQLMKFINEEEKTNYRVGMISGEVLDQIRDFPVSKFTMSLIAAGEDRKYIELLQELARRLEKICMGKTLRSLEEIREKFDQKSGMQIGLEMEYYQSTEECKRNLEVIKDDVMPMLVKRLGSRSVHEYGLVREEYISPRFLAADGFLIDLAEEKPINPKDPRLLTLLKDFQRDSIARLSLIDWDDFKKSQSPIPLRARTLFKHCRKLNKIFTQDADFKLNLPPSEVNLTDAQITISYPCIPIFLEDKNVRYLYEDSFIPGSRTATTPSSATFQLNCEWKNRLQNDTELQLQEGVKRMRLLTSYEELRSKYISAFEKLRADDYID